GGGTGTTCTCCACGTAGGCCACCGGGGCGTCGTCACGCTGCAGGTGCTCGCCCACCGCGCGCTCGACGCTGGAAGAGCGCGGCAGGCAGAGCGCGAGGCGCTCGGGATCAGGCGCCGCCTCCCGGGGCAGCGGTGCGCGCCCCAGCCGGCGCCGCAGCCGGGGGCGCAGCCGCGCGAGGGCCTGGGCCTCCGCCTCCCCCGGTGACCCGCCGGCCAGGGCTTCCGTCAGGGCATGGGCCTCACCATGCTCGCCCCGGCGCTCCAGCAGGCGCAGGCATCGGATACGCGCCTCGGCGCTGCCGGCGTCCACCGGCCAGCCCGCCTGGTGGTAGAGCGACAGCGCCAGTTCACCCTGCCCGGCCCGCTCCGCCTGTCGGCCCAGGGCCAGCTCCAGACGCCGGTGCCGCGCCGCAAGCCAGGAGTTATCCGCCAGCACCGGAGGCAGCTCGGCCGCCAGCATCGATGCGGGCTCGCCGGCGTCGAGCCGCTCGCGCAGCCGATGCAGGGCCAGGTAGGCGTCCACCTCCTCACGGCGCTGGAAGGCCCGGGACTCGGCGCCGAAGGGCACCCGCTCGAAGCGCTGCACCCCGAGCTCGGCGAGCACGAAGTCGGACCAGTCCTGGCGCAGGTTGCCGAAGAACATCAGCCGAAGGCGGTCGCAGGTGGCCATCACGGTCAGGCGCACCACCCGATCCGGGGCCTCGGGCCACCACGCGGCCAGCGGACGCGCCGCGAGGCCCCGAGGCGCCAAGGCATCGAGCAGGGTGCCCTTGCCCAGCGAGGCCGAAAGCCCGGCGGCGCGGATCTCCCCGGCCAGGGCCTGGCGCAGCTCGGGCAGGCGCAGCTGGGCGAAGAGGACCTCCAGGGAGAGGGCGGGAGCCGACTCGACCAGGCCGGCGGCGACCAGAGGCGCCAGGGCCGCCTCGCCAGGGTCGCTCGCGGCGCTGTTGCCGGTCTCGGCTCTGTCTGCGGTATGGGCACTGACCTCGGCGCTGATCTCGGGATAGACGAGCTTCGAGGTGCGAAAGTGCTCGCCGCGGCGCATCACCATGCGCACCAGCAGCGCCCGGGAGGCCCGGGGCAGCGCCGCGAACTCGGCCAGGAAGGCCAGCTCCTCGTCGCTCAAGAGGTCGCCATGGCGCTCGGCCACCCAGCCCAGCACGAACTCGAAGTTCACCAGGTAGTAGAAGGGATCGTCGAGGGAAGCCGCTGCCGCCACCCCGCTAGAGCCCCCTGGCCAGCTCGGCCACTACCTCGGCGGCGGGCACCTCGCGGCAGCGGCTGGCGTTCTGGCCCGCCCAGAGCGGGGAGAAGTCGCCGCTGCCCTGGGCCTCGGCGGCGGCACGCAGCGGGGCGATGGCGGCGGTGGCCAGGGGAAAGGCCGGAGCGGCATCGCTCATCGGCCCCAGCTCGCGCATCAGCCGGGTGACGATGCCCCGGGCCGGACGGCCGCTGTAGAGGTTGGTCAGCGCCGTGTAGCGGGCCGCCTCGCTCATCAGCGCCCGGCGGTGGATCGCCGAGATGGTCGACTCGGGGCAGCACAGGAAGGCGGTGCCCACCTGCACCGCCTCGGCCCCCAGCGCCCGGGCCGCCGCCACGCCGCGGGCATCGGCGATGCCGCCGGCGGCGATCAGCGGCAGGTCGACGGCCTCGCGCACCTGGGGCAGCAGCGCGAAGGTGCCCACCTGGGTGGTGGGCTCCTCGGTCAGGAACATGCCCCGGTGGCCGCCCGCCTCCAGCCCCTGGACGATAATGGCATCGGCGCCGTGGGCCGCGAGCCACCGGGCCTCCTCCACCGTAGTGGCCGAGGCGAGCACCGTGGCGCCCCACGCCTTGACTCGCGCAAGCAGCGCGGCCTCGGGCAGCCCGAAGTGGAAGCTCACCACCTCGGGGCGGAAGGACTCGAGGGCATCGCAGGCCTCGTAGTCGAAGGGGCGCCGCCCCGGCCCAGCCGGCACCGCGCCGATGTCGAGACCGAACTCGGCGTAGTAGGGGGCAAGCGCCTCGTGCCAGCGAGTCTGGGCGGCGGCATCCGGTGCGGGCGGCGCATGGCAGAAGAAGTTGACGTTGACGGGGGCCGAGGTGGCGGCGCGAAAGGCGGCGAGCTCCTCGGCCATGGCCGAGGGCGCGAGCATGGCGCAGGGCAGCGCGCCGAGGCCGCCGGCTCGGGCCACGGCGATGGCCAGCTCGCTGCCCTGGGCGCCGGCCATGGGGGCCTGGAGGATCGGCAGCGTGATGCCGAGGGTCTGGGTCAGGCTCATCGGGGCTCTCCGGGATCTTGTGGAACGTCGGGTGTCACGTCGGGTGAATCATCGCCCTTGCCATCGCGGCGCCAGGGCCGACGGGGCCCCAGGGTGTCGGCCACGAAGGCGCCGCGCTCGCCCAGAGGCCGGGGCTCGCCGACGGTGGTGTCGCGGCGGGTCTGGCGCTCCATTTCACCGTTGATCTCGGCGCCCAGCAAGACGACGAAGGCCGATAGCCAGAACCACAGCATCAGCACCACCACGGCACCGAGGGAGCCGTAGAGCTGGCTCAGGGTGGCCATGCGCCCCACGTAGAGCGAGAGGCCGGCAGAGCCCAGGATCCACAGCAGGGTGGCGGTGACGGTACCGACGCTGACCCACTCCCAGCGCGGCGAACGGCGGTAGGGGGCGAAGCGGTAGAGCACCGCGATCACCGCCATCATCACCAGCAGCAGCGCCGACCAGCGCGCCAGGCCGACCAGCATGGCCGGGATACCCGTCAGGCCGAGCAGGCCGCTGGCCAGGGGGAAGAGGGCCACGACAACGATGGTGACCAGGGTCAGGACGATCAACCCCAGGGTCAGGGCGGCCACCACCAGCTGGCGGCCCAGCGGACCGCGCCGCTCCTCCTCGCCGTAGACCAGGTTGAGGGCGATGATCAGCCCGCGCACTCCCTTGGAGGCCGCGAACAGGGCCACCGCCAGGCTGCCGAGGGCGGTCAGGCTGAGGCCGGTGGGGGTGTTGTCGCCGATCTCGCGGGCCTGCTCCTCGATCAGCCCCGCCGCTTCTGGCGGCACAAAGCGTGCCAGCTCGGCGATCTGGCGTGCCATGTCCTGGGGGTCGAGCACCAGGGCCCAGAGGGAGATCACCGCCGCGATGGCGGGAAACACCGAGAGCAGGGCATAGAAGGCGATACCGGCGGCCAGCAGGCCGACGCGGTCGTCGACCAGCTGCTCCTTGACGCGCCAGAGGATGTCGAGCCAGCCGGGACCGGGAATCTGTGCGGGCCTGGCGGCGCGCCGGCCGCGTCGCGATAGGGTCATGACGTCCTCAGTGGGAACCGGCGGGATGGAGCACCATGCGGGCGTCGCGGCTCTCGATGTCGAAGCGGTTGAGGAAGCTCATGCCGAGCAGCGCCACCTCGCCCTCCATGCCGGGGCTGATGGAGCCGCGCACCTCGCGGGCCGCGAAGCCGCCGAGGCTCACCTCGTCGAGGGTGGTGAGCTCGCCGCGCACCCGGCCGTTGGCGGTATTGAACCAGGCACTACCGGTCGCCTCCAGGCCCAGGCGCTCGGCCAGCGCCGAGGAGACGGCCACGTAGGTGGCCCCGGTATCGAGCAGGAACTCCACCGGCTCGCCGTTGATGCGCCCGGTGGCCAGGAAGTGGCCGGCGCGGTTGCGCTCCAGCACCACCGAGCTCTCGCCGTTCACGGCGTTGACCAGGTGGGCGTTGGGGTTGCGCTGGCTCTCCAGGAAGCCGTGGAACCACCAGGTCCCGGCCCCGATGAAGAGCATCCAGAACAGCAGCATCATGCCGAGCCCGGTGCGCCGGACCGTCCTGTTGTCATCGCTCATGGCACGCCTCCCGGGGCGTTGGTGGCCTGTGACACTCCCGCGTTGACACCTCACTCCTCCCTGACTGTACTGAATGCCGTCCGGCCGGACACCCGCGCAATCACAAGGATAACGCCCCATGCAGGACAGCACTCAGCTTTCGACTCCCTCGATCGCCCATCATTCCCACTCTTCCTGTCACCACTCCTGTCACCACTCCTCTCACCACCCCTCTCCCGTTCCCCTTCAGGCCCTTGCCGCCGGCCTCTGCCTGGGGGCGGCGCTGCTGATGGCGGGCGCGGCCTACGCCTGGGATGGCGTTGTCGAGAAGCAGGTCTTCGAGATGGAGGAATACACCACCCGCGGCGGCGAGACCATCGCGGACCTGGCGGTGGGCTGGGAGGCCTACGGCACCCTCAACGAGGCCCGGGACAACGCCATCCTGATCACCCACTTCT
The Halomonas alkalicola DNA segment above includes these coding regions:
- a CDS encoding NAD(P)H-dependent flavin oxidoreductase, which codes for MSLTQTLGITLPILQAPMAGAQGSELAIAVARAGGLGALPCAMLAPSAMAEELAAFRAATSAPVNVNFFCHAPPAPDAAAQTRWHEALAPYYAEFGLDIGAVPAGPGRRPFDYEACDALESFRPEVVSFHFGLPEAALLARVKAWGATVLASATTVEEARWLAAHGADAIIVQGLEAGGHRGMFLTEEPTTQVGTFALLPQVREAVDLPLIAAGGIADARGVAAARALGAEAVQVGTAFLCCPESTISAIHRRALMSEAARYTALTNLYSGRPARGIVTRLMRELGPMSDAAPAFPLATAAIAPLRAAAEAQGSGDFSPLWAGQNASRCREVPAAEVVAELARGL
- a CDS encoding retropepsin-like aspartic protease family protein gives rise to the protein MSDDNRTVRRTGLGMMLLFWMLFIGAGTWWFHGFLESQRNPNAHLVNAVNGESSVVLERNRAGHFLATGRINGEPVEFLLDTGATYVAVSSALAERLGLEATGSAWFNTANGRVRGELTTLDEVSLGGFAAREVRGSISPGMEGEVALLGMSFLNRFDIESRDARMVLHPAGSH
- a CDS encoding VRR-NUC domain-containing protein; translated protein: MAAAASLDDPFYYLVNFEFVLGWVAERHGDLLSDEELAFLAEFAALPRASRALLVRMVMRRGEHFRTSKLVYPEISAEVSAHTADRAETGNSAASDPGEAALAPLVAAGLVESAPALSLEVLFAQLRLPELRQALAGEIRAAGLSASLGKGTLLDALAPRGLAARPLAAWWPEAPDRVVRLTVMATCDRLRLMFFGNLRQDWSDFVLAELGVQRFERVPFGAESRAFQRREEVDAYLALHRLRERLDAGEPASMLAAELPPVLADNSWLAARHRRLELALGRQAERAGQGELALSLYHQAGWPVDAGSAEARIRCLRLLERRGEHGEAHALTEALAGGSPGEAEAQALARLRPRLRRRLGRAPLPREAAPDPERLALCLPRSSSVERAVGEHLQRDDAPVAYVENTLLTGLFGLLCWEALFVPLPGAFFHPFHSGPADLYREDFVARRREHFDDCLARLDDGRHKWAILSTWREKQGLANPFVHWGALEEALLSLALSCLPAEQLRACFERLLGDLKANRAGLPDLIQFFPEAPAGEPRYRLIEVKGPGDRLQDNQRRWLAFFREHGIPVAVCHVRWADPA
- a CDS encoding YihY/virulence factor BrkB family protein — its product is MTLSRRGRRAARPAQIPGPGWLDILWRVKEQLVDDRVGLLAAGIAFYALLSVFPAIAAVISLWALVLDPQDMARQIAELARFVPPEAAGLIEEQAREIGDNTPTGLSLTALGSLAVALFAASKGVRGLIIALNLVYGEEERRGPLGRQLVVAALTLGLIVLTLVTIVVVALFPLASGLLGLTGIPAMLVGLARWSALLLVMMAVIAVLYRFAPYRRSPRWEWVSVGTVTATLLWILGSAGLSLYVGRMATLSQLYGSLGAVVVLMLWFWLSAFVVLLGAEINGEMERQTRRDTTVGEPRPLGERGAFVADTLGPRRPWRRDGKGDDSPDVTPDVPQDPGEPR